One Hordeum vulgare subsp. vulgare chromosome 4H, MorexV3_pseudomolecules_assembly, whole genome shotgun sequence DNA window includes the following coding sequences:
- the LOC123448962 gene encoding pentatricopeptide repeat-containing protein At2g37310, whose amino-acid sequence MKLPAWLTAVPPDPRVYGDLIQRCANAGHLVAGRQLHARLATLSVIPSNFLASKLISLYSRTGRLHDARRVFDAIPQPNLFAWNAILIALSLHSPQPSAALRLFAASGVSPDEVTVSALLKSLAASGPDLSPLVAGELHALAFLRGFGADLFVSNGLITAYANAGDMRSARAVFDEMPRKDVVSWNSLVSAYARGGWYEECLELFHELVQACAGGGVRPNCVTVTSVLHACAQLKAVDFGVYVLRIANESGLDMDIAAWNSVVGFYAKCGRLKYARQLLERMPKKDTVSYSAMITGYMNNGHVDEAMDLFRQADAKGINTWNALISGLIQNGRQSDVLGLLHEMMGAGILPNTATLSIIMPSAPLFSTLLGAKQAHGYVIRNDYDQSNNVVSALVDAYSKAGFLDMARKVFELYENRSTIAWTSIISAVAAHGDVMEALDLFNQMVSAGIRPDTVTFTVVLTACAHAGKVTEARQIFHSMQAMFAVSPVMEQYACMVSLLSRAGMLKDALDLVNKMPFAPNAKVWGALLNGAAAVGDVELGRFVFDRLFMIEPKNTGNYIVMANLYSNAGKWEEAEIIRSMLWGVGLEKIPGCSWN is encoded by the coding sequence ATGAAGCTCCCGGCGTGGCTCACCGCCGTGCCGCCGGACCCCCGCGTgtacggtgacctcatccagcgcTGCGCGAACGCCGGCCACCTCGTTGCCGGCAGGCAGCTCCATGCCCGCCTCGCCACCCTCTCTGTGATCCCCTCCAACTTCCTCGCCTCCAAGCTCATCTCACTCTACTCCAGAACCGGGCGCCTGCACGACGCCCGCAGGGTGTTCGACGCCATCCCGCAGCCCAACCTCTTCGCCTGGAACGCCATCCTCATCGCGCTCTCCCTCCACTCGCCCCAGCCCTCCGCGGCTCTTCGCCTCTTCGCGGCCTCCGGCGTGTCCCCCGACGAGGTCACCGTCTCCGCGCTCCTCAAGTCCCTCGCCGCGTCCGGGCCGGACCTGTCCCCTCTCGTCGCCGGGGAGCTCCACGCCCTCGCGTTCCTGCGCGGGTTCGGCGCGGACCTCTTCGTGTCCAATGGGCTCATCACCGCCTACGCTAACGCTGGCGACATGCGCTCCGCTCGcgcggtgtttgatgaaatgccacgAAAGGACGTCGTGTCCTGGAACTCTCTTGTATCAGCGTACGCCCGTGGAGGATGGTACGAAGAGTGTTTGGAGTTATTCCATGAGTTGGTGCAGGCTTGCGCTGGTGGTGGCGTTCGGCCAAACTGTGTCACGGTGACAAGTGTGCTGCATGCTTGTGCCCAGCTCAAGGCTGTTGATTTCGGGGTCTATGTGCTCCGGATTGCTAATGAGAGTGGGCTTGATATGGACATTGCAGCATGGAACTCAGTTGTAGGGTTTTACGCCAAATGTGGGCGGTTGAAGTATGCTCGACAGTTGCTTGAAAGGATGCCTAAGAAAGACACGGTCAGTTACAGCGCCATGATTACTGGTTACATGAACAATGGGCATGTTGATGAAGCAATGgatcttttccgtcaagcagatgcTAAAGGCATCAACACGTGGAATGCGTTGATTTCTGgattgatacaaaatggacgccAGTCTGATGTTCTTGGATTGCTTCATGAGATGATGGGTGCTGGGATACTGCCCAATACAGCTACTCTTTCAATCATCATGCCCTCAGCACCGTTGTTCTCAACCCTATTGGGAGCAAAGCAAGCTCATGGTTATGTGATAAGAAATGATTATGATCAGAGCAACAATGTTGTCAGTGCATTGGTCGATGCTTACTCAAAGGCTGGATTTCTTGATATGGCCAGGAAGGTGTTTGAATTGTATGAGAATAGAAGCACAATTGCCTGGACATCGATCATTTCGGCTGTCGCAGCTCATGGAGATGTTATGGAGGCACTGGATCTGTTCAATCAGATGGTCAGTGCTGGCATTAGGCCTGATACTGTAACTTTTACTGTCGTGCTTACTGCATGTGCTCATGCGGGCAAGGTAACCGAAGCTCGTCAAATTTTTCACTCCATGCAAGCTATGTTTGCTGTCAGTCCTGTGATGGAGCAGTATGCTTGCATGGTTTCATTACTCAGCCGTGCTGGTATGCTTAAGGATGCACTTGACCTTGTAAACAAGATGCCTTTTGCGCCAAATGCAAAGGTCTGGGGTGCACTGCTTAATGGAGCAGCAGCAGTTGGTGATGTTGAGCTTGGTCGGTTTGTGTTTGATCGATTATTCATGATAGAGCCTAAGAACACAGGTAACTACATTGTGATGGCTAATCTGTACTCAAATGCTGGCAAATGGGAAGAAGCTGAAATCATAAGGAGCATGCTGTGGGGAGTTGGATTGGAAAAAATTCCTGGGTGTAGTTGGAATTGA
- the LOC123448963 gene encoding uncharacterized protein LOC123448963 produces MSEPATQCRGNGGGGEGGAGGMRTVECLRGRLLAERVASKAAKEEADQLAARLDELEKQLSDEVKIRDKAERRLRRVIKRLESLKILDVGSSIGSLSSNSNGCSGQQAAPEMEERSGPAVSLSTVDSVLSDPRAGGEDKGWDGESVKGSSAGSCTQANSSQDGSWFSVVSEQSGSGACKAEESRTEENSDDADKCCSGDGAGDVDRDSAREEEAPAASSGSSKSEASYRDGEDDRLALVLVEHPHYSAEAAEAEEKEKDELAMVLADPQPSVGVGGGDDVQSVLLALRQVKEQLRYTIQRRRSEGLVAHRELYGH; encoded by the exons ATGTCTGAACCGGCCACGCAATGCAG GGGAAatgggggcggcggcgagggcggcgCCGGCGGCATGAGAACGGTGGAGTGCCTCAGAGGGAGGCTGCTCGCCGAGCGGGTGGCGTCCaaggcggccaaggaggaggcCGACCAGCTCGCCGCCAGG TTGGAcgagcttgagaagcagctctccgACGAGGTCAAGATCAGGGACAAGGCGGAGCGGAGGCTGAGGAGGGTCATCAAGAGGCTCGAGTCCCTCAAGATTCTGGATGTGGGGAGCTCCATCGGCTCGCTCTCCTCCAACTCCAACGGCTGCTCCGGCCAACAGGCGGCGCcggagatggaggagaggagCGGCCCTGCAGTGTCGCTGAGCACCGTCGATTCGGTGTTGTCAGACCCTCGCGCCGGCGGCGAGGACAAGGGATGGGACGGCGAGAGCGTGAAGGGCTCCTCGGCCGGTTCCTGCACTCAGGCCAACTCCTCCCAGGACGGGAGCTGGTTCTCCGTCGTGTCCGAGCAGTCCGGCTCTGGCGCCTGCAAGGCGGAGGAGAGCCGCACGGAGGAGAACTCTGACGACGCCGACAAGTGCTGTTCCGGTGACGGCGCTGGTGACGTTGATCGTGATTCAGCGAG GGAAGAAGAAGCTCCTGCGGCGTCCAGCGGCTCGTCAAAATCCGAAGCGAGCTACCGGGACGGGGAGGACGACAGGCTCGCGCTGGTGCTGGTGGAACACCCGCACTACAGCGCAGAGGCGGCCGAGgccgaggagaaggagaaggacgagctcgCCATGGTCCTGGCCGACCCCCAGCCGAGCGTGGGCGTCGGTGGCGGCGACGACGTGCAGTCGGTCCTCCTGGCGCTGCGGCAGGTCAAGGAGCAGCTGCGCTACACCATCCAGAGGAGGAGGTCTGAGGGGCTTGTCGCGCACCGAGAGCTCTACGGCCACTGA